The stretch of DNA AGACATGATGCGGTCTCCGATGCTGAGCTCGCCGCTGCGCTCCGCCGGGCCTCCGTGCAGTAGATTGGCCACCACCACCGTCGGTAGGATGGAGCCCCAGCCCGACTCCACCACAGCCAGGCCCAGGATCTCCCCTATCGCCTTACGAATGCACACCTAACCAAGGAGAAACAccccagggggagagaggagggcaatTTGATTAACTGATTAACTGACAAGATTAATGAAtgcattaaagcagcaataagtacatcttttccaaaactagcaagctaactaccttacaccttgcaaacaccaccaaaagcccagttggcactgatagaagcttgccaacacactaacttatGTCTTTTGCCAGTACAACTATGTAtaggcaatgtcatgctgtgaaagctgttCTTtaatttttgcagggtgtaccagcccggaAAACAGAACTGCATGGTGCATATCctagatggctagtgggaaagacacaggtgtttatctctccttcacatgaccatatgctatcaggctggtaccaaaactagttgcctataaaaccataccgctaaaagtgtcaaattgttgcatagtgcaGCTTTATTGAATGGGAAAATGGAAATATTTGTGAATCTATACAAGATTTTGGATGAGGGTTGGGTACTTCCCCCTCGATAGGTGAACACAACCAGCGCACCTCTCTGATATTCTCAGAGCGGGAGAAGTGGACCAGGTCTCCATTGTACAGCTCCTGAGTACTGAGGAAGTCATCATACTCGTCCGGTTTCATGCCATTGGTCTGCAGGAactgctggtaggctacagcaAATGCCTGTCCGATGGCCTGTGCAATGACCTGAGCCTGGGGAGGAAACACTTGTCATGTTATATTGTAATTATATAGCATGAGCATAGCAATAAACACAGATGCTTACTTCTTCATCAGGCCAGATGGATTCTCTTCACTCATAAAACAACAGTATATATAACAGTATATCATAGAATGAGTGAGCAACACTCCGTTCCACCATTATTTTCAAATGAGCGAAGTCAACAGTGGCCCGAAATActgtggggaaaaaagaaacTCCTGGGAAACACTACAGCTGTCAAAAGGGTAAATAACCTGATGGCATGATTTATTAACGATTACATATATATGACTTCCAATAATCTCCTGCCAACACAGAGATGCactttttaaatcaaaacatttcacatgaacattgttacgaccccctgcacCCCTGCAGACTGTGTAAGTtgaattcacagcgacctcaggcctgcctgcgtgtgcgtgtgtgtgtgtgtgtcctgtgtcgcctacatatataacacgtgtgttgcagtgagtcgtttgtgcaataaaaaactgacagcagtcagccttgtttgttaaTGGCCATGCATGGTAGGGACAACGAGCcatgattgattgactgacggGAAGGTGTGGGGGATAAaaaggaccagtggacacctgtcgatctctctctctctcagcatacaAATGTCAAACCCCCTAAACACATCTTCGTTTGCTTAATACTTTGTTTGGACTTAATAAATACCCGTCATTTACTAAGATAACTTTGTCTTCTGCCTCCAATGTTTTATGTTGCAGTCTCACGAGCCAGCCGTAAAACATTCTCACTGACACAGTCAGTAATGCTTGGTAAGCTCTCTGTATGTGAACATCACTGCTCTGCCACTCACGTCGTCCGAGGTGAAAACGTGGCACAACATCCAGCACTTCTTCGGTGGTGCGGAGGGGTTTGCTGCCTGCGGATCGGAGTCCTTCCGGCCCACAGGTTTCCTACGTGCCATCAGCACCACGATGTTCCCGATGTCGGCGATGTAAGAGATCATCTGCAGAGAGTGGTCCATCATGGCCTCCTGGGGGAAAGACAggagacaaaacagagagagagtccagtGCTCAAGGAGATGGTCAAGTGTCATGTCacgaaacaaaacaataagggCAAACAAATTCTATAAAGCGCATGAATAATATAAAATGCATGTACACAGTGCAGGAGCATCAGCAGGCACAGAATAGGGCAGATAGtaatttttgtaaaaaaaatatataaatgctTCTAGACGTAAAGAAGTTATGCATTTCTTAAGAAGCAATGACAAAGCAATGTTTCCCAATTTCCTGTGCATTCTATGCATATTCATTATTGGGCCCAGACATTGTTTGACACATTTGCTAATGGTCAGAAAATATAAGAACATTTTATAAAAGGCCAAAAAGCCTAAAatgtttcaaataaaaatatttacatattacacctttaataataaacattaaaacAGAAAAGCCAAAAATGAACACCGGTAAATAAGGTTGGAAGATGTGTGCAACCCACCTGTGTGTCAGCATTGAGCACTTTGATTCGCTGTGTGGAGATGAAAAGATCCACCTCTGTCATAGGCTGGGACTCTCCCTCTGGAGCCTGCAGAGGAATAGATGTATATCACCATgtgtacaagcacacacacacacacacacacacacacacacacacacacacacacacacacaacttccccTTATTCGTGCAGCTTAACATGGACTACTTCAAATTAGATATTTAAGCTTTCAAGCTTCAGACCTTGATCCTCTCCACAGCTTCCTGCGCCTGAGCCATGCGGGCACTAGTCGAGGGGTTCTTGTCTGACTGCAGTTGTGTAGAGCCCAGGTACTTAGCCCCAAATATGACCCCATCCAGCAGGTCTTCTGGGTCACATGGACCAGGCACTATTACAGCAGGGGACAAAGAGAGCATCTTAGAGCAACATTACTGTTGTGACATTTTCTGTTTTGATGGTGCAATTGTACAACAACCTCCTCatggatcagtgtgtgtttagttctcACCATCTTTATAGGCAGGCCGAGCTTCAGCATCCTATAGTGGACAGAATATAGAAGCACATGTTAGTGCAATTTACCAAAGGGCTTATCAACTCTAAAGCAACCAAATCTGAATATTCTGGAGTAGATCCTCAAGTATTTATTTCATGACTAAGTGAATCAAATAAACAGCAGTTTGGTCAATGATTCCCTTTGCCTTGCTAATAAACATTTGCACAGTAAGACCTTCTGGTGTGGTTTTTATTCATTATGAATTCCCCTGCTGGACCAATTATTCATGAAACAGATCCTGTAAAAAAACAGGGACAACAATTTCCCCTTACTCACCATATCTGGGCATCTGGCTGCAaagtcctctccctcctcttcagcAGGTGGCTCTCCCCTCCTTTGCCACAGCAAACCTGAAGCATCATCCCCTGAGTCATCCAAAGCATGGATCTCGTCTCCTGCTTCATCATGCGCACGGGTCTGTTCCCAGTACCTCTCTGCATCCTCCTGGctgtaagagacagagacaactgCATCCACCCCAGTGCTGAGATGCCCGTAGCTGAGGCATGGCAGGCTGAGCTGAGGCCTCTCCTCTGGAGAGCTGGGGGTCTCCAGCAGCCCCAGCAGGTCCCTCTGGTGGCTCTCTGTGAAGAGCAGTCCAGAGGCAGCAGTGCCTTCAGCTTGCGGCTCACCCACAGTGCCCAGGTTGGGCCGCGTGTCATAAGGTAAGTCAGCTCTCAAATCTGAGCGGTCCAAGAGGGTCTGAGCGGGCTCTGGGCTGGGACTGTCGTAGGCGGGGGATGGACTAATGAGCTGGAGGTGGGATAGCAgcgtgtgtatttgagagtggTCCACGTCGTGCTGACCACACTGCTCATTCACTGTGCCCTCCTGTTCTTTattctcctcttcctgctgATGCTTCTCCTCTTCTTGCTGATGCTCCTCCTCTTGTCCCTTTAACACGTCATCCTGTGACACCTCCTTTTCACTTGGTTTGAATGCCTGTCCCACACCGTTGTTCCTGTAATCTACCTGGTATGGGAGCAAAGGCGCTTCAGGAATAGATGTGGCCAACTGAGATCCATCCTCGCTCGGCGGATCCTCTGACATGTCAATTGAGTCTGTTTGAAGAAAGCCTTCACTGTCAGCTTCTCCAACGCACCCTGCTTCACTCGAGGAGTCTGACCTCCAGTCCAAGGGAGGGGGCTCAATCAGGTTAAAGGAGTCCATTTCCTCCAGGTCTGTTTTCCTAATATTCTCCTGCGTCGGACTTGAGCTGTTGTGGTGTACATCCCCCAAACCTGAATTCTGTCGGGTCGCGATTTCCTCTGAATGTGAGGGACATGGACTGTCAAGAGAAGGGATGTTAGCCTCATTGATTTTGGGTAAAGAAGGCACACTCATCATGAGAGCCTGCACTTCTGCTTGGAGCAATTCCTTGTGTTTATCCTCCTCCCCATTCCTTAGCTCGGTGACTGCCTGTTCCGCCATCCTGAACAATGATGGCAAGGTAGATACAGTCTATGAGTGAGTCTTCCAACACCCTCAAGCAAAGTTCCTTCCATGGGATGGAGAGTCTGAACTTTCCAACATACCCTTGGCTGACAGCAATTTTTCCCTGCTGAAGCACAGTGAACTGCAGCATAGAAACAGCACAATCAGATAACTAGGATGATGAATCAATAACCAATATTAATTCATACCAAAAAGTGCAGCACAATCATGTTTACATTCGTGACAATGTCTACCTCTGCACAGGGCCTGTGATGAGTGAGGCTAACATTGTTGTTGCTCCAATAAGCTGTACTCTAATGGCTAATAGACTGGACAGGTATGAAACCGCAACGTGTCGCTAATGATCTGACTAGCGGGAGGGGGCTAACCAGTATGTGAACAAAGATCAAGGTTCGACTGTCTCACCAAGGGTTGTTTTTCCTTAACACCGGAATAGTTTACACTAGACTAGAGATACAATATCGATAAGCGTTCTActgtttaattaaattaaatgaacaaACTGAAAATGGATCACCGGGACGCTAAATGCGAAGACCCTCTTTTGACATTGTTCGGTAGCCTAtctaaaatatatttaacattCATTGTCCGGAAGCAGAATATGAACTTTACTCAACGGTAGAAAAGTTACACAACTTGGGGTTGCTATTGGACAAATGTAGTCATTTTCCATCAATGGCTTCTATCATATGTTATCGCAACGCAAACATCGACAGGAACCACTCTACTGCTGTGACTACAAGAAGCAAGATACAGCCGAAAAACACCCACCTATGTGCTGGAATGCATCTATCTTTTACACTTGAAACTGTTCCTCTCGGCGATCTTGGGCTGCATTGTGAAGAAGACTGTTCACTGCGCATGCGCTTGGAACGGAACAAGTCATGACAAATCGATGCATTAACAAAACGTAAACAACGTCCTCAGGGATGTCCTTCCTGTCGCCTTTTATTAGAATACCCTTGACTATTCCCTGAAACGGTTATAGCTAATTTCTTGTGCTCTACTTTATTCGTATGAAAAGGAAGTTACAACAAGAAGAAACTGTACTGATTTTAAAGATTCAGATTCACAATAAACCTGTACCGATTACAAACCAATGGAAAAAACTGTTTTGACTGTAGTTCAACTGAGACACACTCAAAGCAACATATTAGTAAGACCAATACAAAAGCTCAAGCTCATTAGTTAATACTTGTATCTCATTTGCAAAGAAATGTCTGACATCAAAATAACACAATTATTTACACACCAAGTTCATATAAGGCAGTTATTTCTTACCAATCAACAATAATTTACAATCAAAGTCATTTTATATATCAAAAAGGCATCTCAGCAAGCACTTagagtgcaaaaaaaaagaatttcacagttttctttttttgttaaaaaaaacccCCATAcaaaacggggggggggggggggggggggggggggggggaatcataGGCTAATGATTAAGCATTAGCTTCATGTTCACTGTCACTTGAGCCCATCCGATACAAGCCAACGAAAGATGAGACTGTGCCCATCAGTCCCACAAGCCAGTTGGGGAAGCGTCCTGCCCAGAGAATGCCAGGGGGCATCCAGTGAATGGCGTTGCTAAGATCTGCCAGGCAGCTGATAATACCGAGGATCTCCATCTTTATCTGTTGGTGACACTCTGTCTGTATGGCCAGTCCATCACTCCAGAGGAAACACAAATCATAATGACAAAACTTTATTGCATGGGTTTAAATATACATAATGCTTACTATTAATAAATTGTAACAAAAGTAATTGTCTAAATACATTTTCTAGAGCATTTACATAATTGGTCAATACATGTACATTACCTGCCATTTTCTTGTCTTGTTCTTTGGCTCTTACGGAGCTTTCTCTTAAGAAGCAAGATGACTCGAATGGACCTAATCAAGAACAATTTTAACTGTTAGAATAGCACTCTTGTTGCTGAACTGACAACAAATGTAGTGACTTCATAGAGAACTACTGTCTGACAGCCAGGATTAAAGTGTGACTTGACTAAGTGTGACTATGAAAATCTTGCTGCAAGATGGCACCTGCAGCCTGGTGTTACCTGAGGGCTCCCAGTAGCAAAGATGAGGTCCAAAGTAGTGTACTCAGAGTCCACCATTTGTCTGACTTCACCTTGATCAGTTCTGCGTCTGCAGCCCAGGCTATGTGTTCACATGGGTAGTACAACTGATCCGCAACATTGGTAAGAACTGATATACATCGGACTATACTGTCCTCTTCCTAAAATCAAGACAAACATGTTGAGAAGTGAGACAAAGGAGCAGTACCCTGCATGTACAATGCATCACCAAATTCTATGTCCAAACAAAGTTATCTAGCCTAGCCTACATGAAACAATTTCACCTGGGATTGTATATTGAACCCAGTAATGCCTAGGTTAATGTTCATGTGCAGCTTCCTTACCCTGTTCCCCAATCCATAGCTCCTCGAATATGCAACCATGGAGAGGTCATCGAAGAGTCTAAGGATGGTTCTGCAGTGGCTGAGCTGTGctgaaaacaacaaaagactCTTTCCAACCTCAGACAATCCTGCAGTTTTCTGGGACAGAACGCCTCCAACCAGCTGAGAGCCATAGCAAAGTGTTCTGACCTATCCCCAAGGGGTGGTAAGAGGAATTACAGTTGTTTTCTTACGTTACAGCAGAACACAAATGGTACAACAAATGTTGTAGTACTGTCGAAACACAAGATGCACTTACCACTTTATCTCTTCCTCTGTATGATTCAAGCAAATTCACAATCGATCCAAATGACTGCTGCATAATGCCCTGTGCTCTTTACATTCGTACACGCAGAGCAAACCTGCAAGCTACGTATTCGACTATGGTAAATAAACACGGTACCTCTAAAATGCAGATGCATGCAATAGAAAATACCACAATTTGCACATGTCAGCTCTTACTCTAACTTGGCTTACTCTTTTAACTTAAAATCTCAGCCCTTCCAAATAATTAAAAAGTCTTACATAGAACCACTAGCCGACAAATGAACTTTAGACTTAGCCAGGAAGTAGCCGTCATGTTCCTTTCCAGGCATATATAGTTGATTACCTATTCCCAATCAACGATGGCAGCACCTAGGGCAGACGCTCTACCAGAGTCAAGAAATATAATGTTCCAAACTGACCAGTAATTTTTAGACCAAGTAGGCTACATATGTATAATATTTGAGATGGGAACCCCAGGTTGATTTGACATGGAATTTCCAAATAGGAGGTCTACTTCAGAGGCTGTAAAATCATAAAGATACCAGAAGTTGCATTCAGAAATATACTCCAGAGATACATAGCTTTAAGAAAAATATAGTAAACACCAAGTTGTAGTGTCTCCTCCATTTTGGGACCCTTGGCTCCATCCTAGGTTACTCTGTACACTGGAAATCTTTGAGTTTTCTAAGCTCTTTAAAATGATCTTTTAATAGATGACcttcagtgtgcagtgtgcatatAAGCCTGCATTGGcacaataaaaaagaaatacaatgtGTCAAAGCAATGAACAGATATCAACATTTATTTGTCATAATTACAATAAAATCTcaagaataaaaacacaaacaaacacaaagtagtTTCCATCCTTGAAAGGAAATTCAACAGGTCTCGATGATCCACTTTATTTCCATTGCTGCTGTTTGGCATACAAACTTGATCATCGCATGTTGCTATCGTTGTCATAGACATCTGAGAAATTAACAAAAAGAAATCTAGtttaaaacacagaacacaatagAACCAGCGTATTGCTAAAGCAAATAGTTTCAGATTTATAatttttagtgctgtcagtttaacgcgttattaacggcgttaacgcaaacccattttaacgccgttaattttttttatcgcgagattaacgcgatttaaaaaaaaaaaatttagatttacattatttttggcctcgcaaactgtgtagtaggctaacgttacagtttgagtgaatggtgagcgcgatacggcgaaatagatgataaaaagcttctgaatggaaagtttacttttaaaagttgtgttgtgcaaaagaagcgagcttcactgttgtctgaaaatgtcaacaggcagctggctgaaagcaaagaagtagtaggcttaccttttattggtaaccttactgttacggttcaatgttcctgaaataagaggcctgacagctatgttcccagcaaacttgaaaaaaagaaaatattaagccatggtttaactgcactataggctgagtccttgtttacctgaaatgtgcactttataattttattttgtaccgccctgtttggcaatattggttttcaataaaataaaatatttgcataaagcaagccaatccacttttccatgttgataggggcattaaagtaaaaataaaatgatggaaaaaaataaataaacgaagggacatttagaatagataaaaatttgcgattaatcgcgattaattttgagttaactatgacataaatgcgattaatcgcgattaaatattttaatcgtttgacagcactaataatttTTCATGATGAATCATTTGTGGACTATGAACTTCTCACCTCTTGAGAGATCTATATCATCATAAATCCCCCCAtctctgaaaataaaaatgctgaTTATTATTACCATTATTGTTACATtatattgtgtacatttatatatatataggccaTTTCACATTTACAAAACATACTCTTGCAGGAGGTAGGCCATGGGTACATATCCATCTGtatgaggaagaaaaaaaatcaaatcaaaccaaaAGCAATGCAGTGATAGAGATAGCAATTAAActactgtgtagtgtgtggtgacTATGCAACAGAGGGCAGTGTTTGAACTTACATTTTCCCTGTGGGTTTCGACACAGTGCTTTTTTCTCATTGGTAAACTGAATGACATCCAGAGTCTCTCCCCTGACCACAGTCAAGTCTTTTCCACCACCCTTCTTGAGGTTCGCGTTGGGATCCACCGTCATGAACTGAAGCACTGTTATAGGCCCGTCAAACTaggaaacacattttctttgagCCCTTGAGATATGTGGCCTTTGAAGGCTTGTTTAAAAAGTTGTACATACAAACAGAACCAAATAATAGATAATAATCCACATCCATGCAAACTGGGAAAATGCAGTGCTTCACAGACTTAATCATTAAACTACCTTGAACTTTTTCCTGaattctttctcctctttttccattttctttaaAGTTCTGGGATCTGGGCtataaaataacaataacaaaaaccagaacataaataattaaaaaaatcttttcatgAATGAAAAGCAACAAAATtaccatacaaatacatatacaattACATtagtacacatatacacactgtgtgAAAAAAACCTAGTTTAAAAACATTCCTTATCAATACCTTCAGTTACCCATTAAATCAGTCAAGCTTTAACCAGCATGCAAACCCTGATTAAACTGAATAGCCCTTTCACAAGATGTTTTGAATACACAGGGACCAATGCAGTCATATCCCACTAGATCAGCTGTATGGACTGCAGTACACCGATCAAGCATTTGCAAATTATATTGGTTGAAATACCCGAtttctggaggaggaggagggaattTATCATCATCAAAtcctgaggagagagtgagaaaaaaagacagagaaaacacatgAAAGAAAACGTAATCAAAACACCCAAGAAACACAACTATCAAAAATATCATAAGTCATACGTTTTCTCATGTTATCCTATCATCGTACTCACCATGGCCTTCCATGTTGCTGacaagagagaaatgaaaataaGTTCACACAAGGACACTCATTGTATCATTAACTCCATGACTAAACTTACAGACTTTAACCAACAATTGATTGATCTAAAACTATACATAAGCTTAAATGAGTATGCAAACTATACATTCATTAACCTGCGCAAACTAAAATGTAATATTGATAATTCTATGTTGGTTACTTTTATGTGTGAAATATACAGTACCACTGGAAGCTCAATATGATTATATGACAGACTATCCTTTTAACCAATAACATATTGCATATACCGTCATGCACACCATATAAGCGGATCATGCACTTGCTCTAATGGTTGGGGATGTGATGGGAAAAGCTTCATACAACCTCTCCACATCATCATAGACGAGATTGGAAACAGGTCTGGGGCTGCCCAGGCTACCAAAGCGTCGTTTCACTTCCTCATAGTCCATGTCCACACATCTGGTGCTAATGTAGCCACCTACCAGATGACACAAGGGACACttcgttcattcgttcattcattcattcatttgttcatttattcaAAGAATCCCAGGTAGtcagacctagtgtaacaaaaAATATTACAGCCAGGAATAACCACTCATTCACACCTACTACCCTCTACATAAAGTGGTAATTGCTAATCAGGTGCCTGTTTTGTAATAGTACCGATACTGTAAACATCCTACATTCTTTCAGTATACTTTTTCATCAGTTTCTGACAATAATAGATTTGGGTAGGGTACAACCATACTGTAAATTTACTCACAGTAGAACCTTCCTCAGTTTAGTGTTGTGACTTATTAATTATTGTGTTAATTAATGCAATGaattaaattataattttttttaactcacATATGCCATCCATAGTGCGGGCAAGCCATTTGCCCTCAGGGTTGTTCTTAATGCGGATAATCTCCACACTGTCCCCCTGGTACACACTCAGATCATTCTTCCCACCATGCCAGTCTTCGCGGACTCGGGCTATATGCACAGGCGTTTCCTTTCCAGTCAGCTGTTGGGAGAGGGTGGCGATCATTCGTTAGTGGGTGAAATGGCCTCCGGAAATTATTTGGTCCTTCCATGACATCAAGCTCAATCGACGAAAAGAAAGTGCTTTATAGGCTGCGGATGTGGTACTTATAACATTATGCAACATCTGAGGAGAGCCCTGGGTTAAGTAGGTTAAGAAGAACATcaattttgacattaaatacattttcatatcaGCACCTATCCAGCATTGTCAATGATGATGCAATGATTTTTATTGATGTTTAAATTATCTTTTTTCACAAGTGTTTCCATATGCTCTGTCGTTGGTTTAATGTGTGTTGCAATGGCAGTTCTTTGATTATAGGTGAAGGCGATGTGATATTCACCTGCCTGTTAGATGCTGTTATCACTAGTAATGTAAAAATATCCAACCTATTTTATGTTGACACAGGAACACATACCATGACAAAAATGAAAGTCTAAATGTGTGTTACATTTTCAGGAGCTATTTTCAGTCTCTTCATCGCGGTGGCATTTGATCTTAAAAGCTTCACGCTGGGAGAAAACCGCTTTTTGAAAAGCCGTTTGTGTTAACATAATTTCAAGGGAAAGGTATTCAACATCAGCAAACATGAAATGATACTGATTCTTACTttaaatgtttttctgtttgcactctgtctcttctctctctctctctgctctttcttctCCTGCTCCTTTTGGCGTTTGATGTCTTTCTTTGTTTGCTTGCTTATGTCAGTCGGCACTGGAATGTTGTCCTGGCTACTGTATTAGACACAAAAACCTCATGGGTCATCACAGTTCCAAGATTTAGAAATTCCAGTGGTCACTAAATTATTTATTAACAGTACTGATAGATGGTGAGGACTGGTAGGGAATAGACTGACAGTCACACTCAATTGTAGGATCAACAGCTCTGTCCTGATACTGGAAGCAACAAAACTGCcatatttaaaaacaagaacaagACAAACAATCCATCAAATACTCCCAAACAACAATTAATGAAATGCTAACTCTATAATTCCTTCTTTACAATAATGTAATTACGAAGGGGAATACTATGGTGCTATAATATGCCATGAAGCTTAAGGCTACTGTTtgacaaaaacaacataaactTACTCGACTTCTTCATAGATTTCACTTTCATCGCTGTCATCAAACTACAGGAAATCAGAGCAAAGAGACAGAATGGAAAGATCTGTCTTTATAGTACGACAGTAAATGACCCTCAAATTCTTTGTAACATCACCCATCCATTGTGAAATGGGATAATTAATAAACTATTTCTAACAGTCTGAATGCCCGTGAGGGCTTGATAGGAGTGAATGAAAAGCCTCTCACCTCATCTGCTTGGCTAGAATGCTGGTCAGTCCAAGAGTCTAAGAGTAGAATCAGAGAACTCATTCAGCTCAGGCATACAAAAATAGACATGAGCCTTTACAAAGTAAAGCAGTGGTTGCTGTGTGATAACATGAAGCTTAATAAAGCTTATTGTATTATCACAAGCACAAGTGTGACACCACACTAACCTAAAGATGTATAACTAACGTAAAGATCACTAACCTAAAGATAATTTTTTGCGACATGCCATAACAATATTGCCAAATCAACACTGTGTCCTTGTGCACTGTAATTCCTCAAATACAGACATGTATTTATTAAACTACCCTTTACTGTTGCCAAGGACTTTCTTGTTGCAATTGTAAAAGGTCCAACTAGGGATGGTGACAATCAATGGTTGATTATTCTCTATTATGTATTCATGCCGATCAGTCTTGATATTTAACACAGTGATGTTGCTTTGTGCGAGCAAATGATTCCCTTCTTTTCAGAGAGAATGTAGTGATGTAAGCTTGTTACAGAATCCCATAATTCTAGGGATCGTAATTGGCAATAAACTACACAAACTTTCACGAATCACACTGcatcagtgttttggtttgcccATATGTGACAGGTGACCTTAAAGTAAATTTTAATCGACTCTATTTAACACCATAAGAGTAATACTGGACCTAATCAAAGGTGTGTTCTTTTAAATGGCACATAAGAATGTACATAAATAATGAGTTGCCCCCACCTTGGCTCTGCgttggtggaggtggtggagggggaaGGAGCTCGCCAATATCATCATATGTGTCCTGGTCGTCTTCCAGGTTGCTTGCAGATAAAGGGGAGGGAAAGTCAATACTTCCCATCAGGTAATATAAATTATGAGTGATCAAGCTATAACTTTCTGTACATTAATCTCGTAGAGATTCTTGTAAAAGTCTCGTAAATCTTTCACAGCAATGAAATGGTCATTACACCTTTAATGAGGTGCCATTTTAAGTACAATTAAAAGTATCTTAATTGCACGTTGAATCCTTTACACTTTGAATTAATAGGTAAACATCCTTTTCATGAAACATCGCTTTTTTGCGATAACAAAcagccacccacacaaaccCTTAGGAACAAATAAGTCAAACCTGACAAAGCATGGTGGCCATAAAATgtgattattgttattattagtagtagtagtattattccAAATTAAATATACAAATTTACCTCATTCACTAACACTTGTGAtcaaaaataatcaaataaatcaacatgtgtcaaaacagtaaaacactgaAATAAAGAACTAAAGATATTCTGTTGTATTTAATAGATATGTATTTAAAAAGCATGTAGTTGTTGCTCATTATTTGATCGCCAGA from Clupea harengus unplaced genomic scaffold, Ch_v2.0.2, whole genome shotgun sequence encodes:
- the si:ch73-40i7.5 gene encoding amyloid-beta A4 precursor protein-binding family A member 3 isoform X2, with the protein product MRSEQSSSQCSPRSPRGTVSSVKDRCIPAHRMAEQAVTELRNGEEDKHKELLQAEVQALMMSVPSLPKINEANIPSLDSPCPSHSEEIATRQNSGLGDVHHNSSSPTQENIRKTDLEEMDSFNLIEPPPLDWRSDSSSEAGCVGEADSEGFLQTDSIDMSEDPPSEDGSQLATSIPEAPLLPYQVDYRNNGVGQAFKPSEKEVSQDDVLKGQEEEHQQEEEKHQQEEENKEQEGTVNEQCGQHDVDHSQIHTLLSHLQLISPSPAYDSPSPEPAQTLLDRSDLRADLPYDTRPNLGTVGEPQAEGTAASGLLFTESHQRDLLGLLETPSSPEERPQLSLPCLSYGHLSTGVDAVVSVSYSQEDAERYWEQTRAHDEAGDEIHALDDSGDDASGLLWQRRGEPPAEEEGEDFAARCPDMDAEARPAYKDVPGPCDPEDLLDGVIFGAKYLGSTQLQSDKNPSTSARMAQAQEAVERIKAPEGESQPMTEVDLFISTQRIKVLNADTQAMMDHSLQMISYIADIGNIVVLMARRKPVGRKDSDPQAANPSAPPKKCWMLCHVFTSDDAQVIAQAIGQAFAVAYQQFLQTNGMKPDEYDDFLSTQELYNGDLVHFSRSENIREVCIRKAIGEILGLAVVESGWGSILPTVVVANLLHGGPAERSGELSIGDRIMSVNGTSMVGLPIATCNNIIRDLKNQAQVKLSIVHCPPVTMAIIKRPDPKYQLGFSVEDGIICSLMRGGIAERGGIRVGHRIIEINGQSVVATPHEKIIHILTNAVGEIHLKTMPASTYRLLTGQEQPVFL
- the si:ch73-40i7.5 gene encoding amyloid-beta A4 precursor protein-binding family A member 3 isoform X1, producing the protein MRSEQSSSQCSPRSPRGTVSSVKDRCIPAHRMAEQAVTELRNGEEDKHKELLQAEVQALMMSVPSLPKINEANIPSLDSPCPSHSEEIATRQNSGLGDVHHNSSSPTQENIRKTDLEEMDSFNLIEPPPLDWRSDSSSEAGCVGEADSEGFLQTDSIDMSEDPPSEDGSQLATSIPEAPLLPYQVDYRNNGVGQAFKPSEKEVSQDDVLKGQEEEHQQEEEKHQQEEENKEQEGTVNEQCGQHDVDHSQIHTLLSHLQLISPSPAYDSPSPEPAQTLLDRSDLRADLPYDTRPNLGTVGEPQAEGTAASGLLFTESHQRDLLGLLETPSSPEERPQLSLPCLSYGHLSTGVDAVVSVSYSQEDAERYWEQTRAHDEAGDEIHALDDSGDDASGLLWQRRGEPPAEEEGEDFAARCPDMDAEARPAYKDVPGPCDPEDLLDGVIFGAKYLGSTQLQSDKNPSTSARMAQAQEAVERIKAPEGESQPMTEVDLFISTQRIKVLNADTQEAMMDHSLQMISYIADIGNIVVLMARRKPVGRKDSDPQAANPSAPPKKCWMLCHVFTSDDAQVIAQAIGQAFAVAYQQFLQTNGMKPDEYDDFLSTQELYNGDLVHFSRSENIREVCIRKAIGEILGLAVVESGWGSILPTVVVANLLHGGPAERSGELSIGDRIMSVNGTSMVGLPIATCNNIIRDLKNQAQVKLSIVHCPPVTMAIIKRPDPKYQLGFSVEDGIICSLMRGGIAERGGIRVGHRIIEINGQSVVATPHEKIIHILTNAVGEIHLKTMPASTYRLLTGQEQPVFL